The sequence below is a genomic window from Microbacterium sp. cx-55.
ATCGCCGACCAGCAGGTTCGATCCGCCACCGATCACGAACCACTCGTCACCCGCGGCCCAGATCGACCGCAGCGCCTCCACGAGCTCGTCGCGCGTGCGCGCTTCGGCCATGCTCGTGGGCGCCGCGCCGGTCTGCAGCGTCGTGAGCCGCGAAAGCGGGAGGGGGTCGATCTCGGTCATCTCAGACCAGCCGGATCCGCACCTGCGCCTTGCCGAGCACGGTCGTGTCGGCGTGCGTCACGGTGAGGTCGATGCGGGCGGACTCGTCGTCGAGCGCGCCGACGGTCGCGACGACGCGCACATCGGCGCCGTCCTCCGGGTGCACGACCACGGGCCGGGTGAACCGCACGCCGTACTCCGTGATGCGTCCGGAGTCCTCGAGCCAGGGCACGAGCGTCTCGATCGAAAGGCCCATCGTCAGCATCCCGTGGGCGAGCACACCCGGCAGTCCGACGCGGGCCGCCACGTCGTCGCGGTAGTGGATGGGGTTGAAGTCTCCGGATGCGCCGGCGTACCGCACGAGCGATTCACGCGTCAGGTGCACGTCGCGTTCTGCGACGACCTGTCCGATCTCGAGCACGTCGCTCACTCTTCTCCCCCGATCAGCAGGACCGAGGTCGTGGTGACGACGTGGGCGCCGTCCGCATCCGTCACGTCGGCCTCGCTCGTGACCATCGCGCCCTTGCCGATGGCGCGGACGCCGGTGACCCGCAGCCGGGCGACCAGTTCGTCGCCGGCGACGATCGGACGCGAGTAGCGGAACCGCTGCTCGGCGTGGATGGCGCGCTCGAGCACGATGCCGGAGTCGGGCTCGGCGAGCAGCTGCTGCATCGTGAGATCTTGGATGACCATCGCGAACGTCGGCGGAGCGACCACGTCGGCGTACCCGAGGGCGGCGGCGGCGCTCACATCGGTGTGCTGAGGATCCGTGGCGAAGACGGCGCGAGCGAACTCGCGCACCTTCTCACGGCCGACGAGGTACGGCGGCGTCGGCGCGAAGGCGCGACCGAGCAGCTCGGGATTCACGGGCATACCATCATCCTACCGAGCGGTTCCGACGGCGCTCCGGCCCGGCGCCGGACGAAACCGCTGACGCCCGACCACGGCGGATCACCGCTGACGCCCGAGCACGGCGGATCAGCGCCGACGCCCGAGCGCGGCGGATCAGCGCTGACGGCCTCGGATCGCCTTGATCGACATCTGCGTGCCGATGAACACGAGGAACGCCGCGAACAGGATGTTGGCGACCGCGGGGTCGAGGAGGGTCGCGATCCAGGCGCCGAGCGCCGTCGTCGTACACGCCGCGATGCCGACGGTCGCGGCGGCCACGAGGTCCACGTTCTTCCGCCGCAGGTTGCCGATCGTGCCCGACACCGCGGTCGGAATCATGAAGAGCAGCGACGTGCCCTTGGCCTGCAGGTCGCTCGCACCGAACAGCAGCATCAGGATCGGCACGACGATGACGCCGCCGCCGACACCGATGAGTCCAGCCATGATGCCGGTG
It includes:
- a CDS encoding MaoC/PaaZ C-terminal domain-containing protein, with amino-acid sequence MSDVLEIGQVVAERDVHLTRESLVRYAGASGDFNPIHYRDDVAARVGLPGVLAHGMLTMGLSIETLVPWLEDSGRITEYGVRFTRPVVVHPEDGADVRVVATVGALDDESARIDLTVTHADTTVLGKAQVRIRLV
- a CDS encoding FAS1-like dehydratase domain-containing protein, translating into MPVNPELLGRAFAPTPPYLVGREKVREFARAVFATDPQHTDVSAAAALGYADVVAPPTFAMVIQDLTMQQLLAEPDSGIVLERAIHAEQRFRYSRPIVAGDELVARLRVTGVRAIGKGAMVTSEADVTDADGAHVVTTTSVLLIGGEE